From the genome of Nicotiana sylvestris chromosome 2, ASM39365v2, whole genome shotgun sequence, one region includes:
- the LOC138886173 gene encoding uncharacterized protein, translated as MRTGINFGTQESREVPPTENLFIGGDFNGHIGETADGYDEVHGGFGFGERNGGGTLLLDFAKVFGLVIAKSNFLKRKEHLVTFQNAVAKTQIDYLLLRRCDSGLCKDCKVIPSETLVTQHRLLVLDIGIRFKLRKMSARGKPRIRWGALTKDKAQELECRLSAMGAWRSSGDANTM; from the exons ATGAGGACGGGTATAAACTTTGGTACTCAAGAGTCCAGagag GTTCCGCCTACTGAGAATCtgttcataggaggagattttaaTGGTCATATTGGGGAGACTGCAGATGGCTATGACGAGGTGCATGGAGGGTTTGGTTTTGGGGAGAGGAACGGAGGAGGTACCTTGCTGTTGGACTTCGCTAAGGTTTTTGGGTTGGTGATTGCAAAATCTAACTTTCTGAAGAGGAaagagcatttggttacttttcaaaatgcggtagcgaagactcagattgactatctcctcctcaggaggtgTGATAGTGGGTTATGCAAGGACTGCAAGGTGATTCCGAGTGAGACACTCGTGACGCAGCATAGACTGTTGGTGCTAGACATTGGTATTAGGTTTAAGTTGAGGAAAATGTCTGCTCGAGGAAAACCAAGAATCAGGTGGGGagccttgactaaggataaagcccAAGAGTTGGAGTGTCGGTTGTCGgctatgggagcttggaggagtAGTGGGGACGCGAACACTATGTAG